Proteins encoded by one window of Nicotiana tabacum cultivar K326 chromosome 10, ASM71507v2, whole genome shotgun sequence:
- the LOC107828990 gene encoding uncharacterized protein LOC107828990 isoform X2, with product MAESHANSGITGKVLVILFIGFLALAYQAIRPPPPKICGSQNGPPVTAPRIKLSDGRHLAYKEQGVPKEQAKYKIVFIHGFDCCKHDVVVASTLSPDVIESLGIYILSFDRPGYGESDPHPQRTPKSLALDVEELADQLKLGSKFYVVGFSMGGQAVWGCLKYIPHRLAGAALLTPVVNYWWPSFPANLSRKSYYDQLLPDQWTLRVAHYLPWLTYWWNTQKYFPSSSVAAHSPDIFFTQDRQLGPKFAASQEQYRAQIRQQGEFESLHRDAMVGFGTWEFDPMELKNPFPHGEGSVHLWQGDEDGLVPVILQRYVAERLPWIQYHELKGGGHLFPYADGMGDKIIKTFLLGENFVL from the exons ATGGCAGAGTCCCATGCTAACTCAG GTATAACTGGGAAAGTACTTGTTATTCTCTTCATTGGGTTCTTAGCATTGGCTTATCAAGCAATTCGGCCACCTCCTCCGAAAATTTGTGGTTCGCAAAATGGTCCTCCAGTTACTGCACCAAGAATAAAGCTTTCTGATGGAAGGCATTTGGCTTATAAAGAGCAAGGAGTTCCAAAAGAACAAGCAAAATACAAGATAGTGTTTATCCATGGTTTTGATTGTTGCAAACATGATGTTGTTGTTGCCAGCACCCTTTCTCCT GATGTTATTGAGAGTTTGGGAATATATATTTTGTCATTTGATAGACCTGGTTATGGCGAAAGCGATCCGCATCCACAACGAACGCCTAAGAGTTTAGCTCTTGATGTTGAGGAGTTAGCTGATCAATTGAAATTGGGATCCAAATTTTATGTTGTTGGATTTTCCATGGGTGGTCAAGCAGTTTGGGGCTGTCTCAAATATATTCCTCATAG ATTGGCAGGAGCGGCTCTTCTAACACCTGTGGTTAACTACTGGTGGCCTAGTTTCCCTGCAAATTTATCTCGAAAATCATACTACGATCAACTTCTCCCCGATCAATGGACACTTCGGGTTGCTCACTATCTTCCATGGCTAACTTACTGGTGGAACACTCAGAAATATTTCCCTTCTTCTAGTGTTGCAGCTCACAGCCCTGATATCTTTTTCACTCAAGACAGACAACTCGGACCCAAGTTTGCTGCCTCTCAAGAACAATATCGG GCACAAATTAGACAACAAGGGGAATTTGAATCACTTCATCGCGATGCAATGGTTGGTTTTGGAACATGGGAATTTGATCCGATGGAACTAAAAAATCCGTTCCCTCATGGTGAAGGTTCCGTTCATCTATGGCAAGGCGATGAGGACGGGCTTGTACCTGTCATTCTGCAACGATACGTTGCAGAACGACTGCCATGGATTCAATACCATGAACTTAAAGGTGGAGGTCACTTGTTTCCTTATGCAGATGGAATGGGAGATAAGATTATTAAGACATTCCTACTTGGGGAAAACTTTGTTCTATAA
- the LOC107828990 gene encoding uncharacterized protein LOC107828990 isoform X1 — translation MPRVYQKQPIYVRRGITGKVLVILFIGFLALAYQAIRPPPPKICGSQNGPPVTAPRIKLSDGRHLAYKEQGVPKEQAKYKIVFIHGFDCCKHDVVVASTLSPDVIESLGIYILSFDRPGYGESDPHPQRTPKSLALDVEELADQLKLGSKFYVVGFSMGGQAVWGCLKYIPHRLAGAALLTPVVNYWWPSFPANLSRKSYYDQLLPDQWTLRVAHYLPWLTYWWNTQKYFPSSSVAAHSPDIFFTQDRQLGPKFAASQEQYRAQIRQQGEFESLHRDAMVGFGTWEFDPMELKNPFPHGEGSVHLWQGDEDGLVPVILQRYVAERLPWIQYHELKGGGHLFPYADGMGDKIIKTFLLGENFVL, via the exons atgccgagggtctatcagaaacagcctATTTACGTTCGTAgag GTATAACTGGGAAAGTACTTGTTATTCTCTTCATTGGGTTCTTAGCATTGGCTTATCAAGCAATTCGGCCACCTCCTCCGAAAATTTGTGGTTCGCAAAATGGTCCTCCAGTTACTGCACCAAGAATAAAGCTTTCTGATGGAAGGCATTTGGCTTATAAAGAGCAAGGAGTTCCAAAAGAACAAGCAAAATACAAGATAGTGTTTATCCATGGTTTTGATTGTTGCAAACATGATGTTGTTGTTGCCAGCACCCTTTCTCCT GATGTTATTGAGAGTTTGGGAATATATATTTTGTCATTTGATAGACCTGGTTATGGCGAAAGCGATCCGCATCCACAACGAACGCCTAAGAGTTTAGCTCTTGATGTTGAGGAGTTAGCTGATCAATTGAAATTGGGATCCAAATTTTATGTTGTTGGATTTTCCATGGGTGGTCAAGCAGTTTGGGGCTGTCTCAAATATATTCCTCATAG ATTGGCAGGAGCGGCTCTTCTAACACCTGTGGTTAACTACTGGTGGCCTAGTTTCCCTGCAAATTTATCTCGAAAATCATACTACGATCAACTTCTCCCCGATCAATGGACACTTCGGGTTGCTCACTATCTTCCATGGCTAACTTACTGGTGGAACACTCAGAAATATTTCCCTTCTTCTAGTGTTGCAGCTCACAGCCCTGATATCTTTTTCACTCAAGACAGACAACTCGGACCCAAGTTTGCTGCCTCTCAAGAACAATATCGG GCACAAATTAGACAACAAGGGGAATTTGAATCACTTCATCGCGATGCAATGGTTGGTTTTGGAACATGGGAATTTGATCCGATGGAACTAAAAAATCCGTTCCCTCATGGTGAAGGTTCCGTTCATCTATGGCAAGGCGATGAGGACGGGCTTGTACCTGTCATTCTGCAACGATACGTTGCAGAACGACTGCCATGGATTCAATACCATGAACTTAAAGGTGGAGGTCACTTGTTTCCTTATGCAGATGGAATGGGAGATAAGATTATTAAGACATTCCTACTTGGGGAAAACTTTGTTCTATAA